Sequence from the Trachemys scripta elegans isolate TJP31775 chromosome 5, CAS_Tse_1.0, whole genome shotgun sequence genome:
GCTCTCCTGTCTAACAGGCCAGTGCCATGGGCTACCAGCCAGTTAGGAACTAATGAACTCTGGACCCAATTCCTACCTTTACATTGATGAATCTCAGTGCAGGAAAGACCCTGGACTGGAAGTGAAAGGCTAGCATTTTAGTTTCCACCTCACAATAGAATTCACATGTGTATTCTCTGTCTCACTTCTTACTAGTTAAGCCTTCTCTGTCCGgtcttcctttaattctttctaGTAACCTTCTTACTTGTCTCCACTATTTGATTTGACAAGGATAAATTTGTTCCCTCCTCTCTGAAACTCTCCTACCTAGTTGCTTCTACTATAGTTATAAGTGTTAGGAACATATGTTCAGTCCCTTATCAATTGTATCATGgttttctttcccccacctcaCACACATAATACTTCATAGAAtagtaacttttttttccaggaaCTTAAGTTAAAGGGGGTTTCCCTTTAAATGTAATAAGATAGCTGAATCCCACCACCCACACCAAATTAAGTGCAACcagaaatgtttttaatatttctgataccacattttaaaaattaaaacctacTGATTTTTCCCCGACATAATTCATGCAAAGttgttatttgtttaaataagTTATAAAATTGGTATTTCAGGCTAGAAGAAGCTGTAGTCTTGGTTATTCTTTTGTTggcaggcactgtacatacatattaGGTACAGACACATGCCGAATCTGCTTTGCATTGCTTTTTGCATTGTACAATTCACAAATCTGACATTAAAGCAGTTATTACCTTTTATGGAAGGCTGCAGTGAGGCCATCTACAATTATTAAACAGCAGCTGGTTAAGATAATATGTatgcttcccccccacactcccaaaaTGCAATTATCTGTCACACATTGCTTGTCTGAAGTGTTTAGATTTGTTGCTCACATTTATGTGCAAATGTGTTGCCATAGAAACTGCAGCCTCCATTATGCTTCAATGACACCATTCAGCAAAAgccaaaacaaatataaaattaaaaaaaaaagaaaaaaccccaaacaaacaaaaaaacaaacaaacccagaagGCAGCAAAGAGAAACTCCAATGCACATGCGGAAGTCTGGCCCAGGACTGCAGGATATGCATGGATCTAGAACAGCGCAGGAGATAGTTAAGTTTGATCTTACTTTACAATATGTTACAATGGGGCTCAGAGTTCAAATGGTTCAAGTCTGTTTGCTGgcttaggaaggaaaatgagAATGGAGAAAAAGTCATGGTTACTGGATGCACCAAGGTTCTTTCAGATATTTGGCAGAATGAGGCACATCCAAAAAAAGTGCAACACCAGTGCCTGGATGGCAGTGCTGTGTGTTTGAGTGCGTGCACACACTTCCTCTTCATGCATTGTAGCAAGcgtttttttttcacattttctttgaaaactaTTAACCAGTAATTTATAGTAAGATGAATGCATATTCTAGTTACTGGTGCATGAAATACTGAGAAATGCATTCAAGTAATATTTCTGCACTTACTGTATTATGAATGTCATCACTACATTAtcttacatttgaaaaaaaatactatGTACACCAGACCAGTGGTACTATTATGTTTGTAAGTTTCTGTGCTTTATGTAGGTACCTGGGTAAGATTGGAACAACAGGCTGTAGGTCCACTCTGACCTGCCAGGTCATTAACACTGTATGCATTAGGAGAGCAGTACTTCCAGCCTCAGCACCACCACCTACAGCATGCGAGAAAGGATCCTTATTTTGTACAATCAAGCTGtacaaagcaaattaaaaatgaaatgaggGAACGAAACAAAACacaattgaaaacaaaaacaatgaaaaaaaaggGCAATTTTGAAGGGATAGgagaaaacactttgttttgcttttgtttctatTCTTCGCGCAGCTGCAGGCGGTAGCGGTGGTAGCGAAGCTGGAAAAACATTCTCTCTAGTATGGAATGTGTCATCCCAGGGAGGGTGTAGTGTTCAATGATGCCCACATGTTTGAACCCTAAGGATTCATACAGCTTGTGGGCTGCCACCTTGACAGCCGTGGTTCCCAGTATAATGGAGGAATAGTTGTTGAGCATGGCAAACTCCAGCACTTTGCGGCCCAGGGCCTTGGCAATCCCTTTACCCCGGAAGTTGGAATCTACGGACATGCGGCGCAGCTCCATGGTGTTGTCTTCCTCGTTGCCTCTCGCAGCCACGATTCCCACCACATTTCCGTCCAACACAGCTACCCAGAAGCAGGAGCCTAGAGAAGACAAAGCAGAGTCTGAAGCTAAAGAATGCAACTGCCCTTCTGCATAAGCCTACCTGGGCTTAATACATCACCTTATGCCAACAGAGCCAGATTACAAAAGTACTGAAATCAATGCGAGTTGGGTGCCCAACCGACTTAAGTGCTATTGAAAATCCTACTGGGCATCTATCTgcatatttaggtgcttaaatagcTTTCTGCATCTGGCCCAAAATTGCTTTCTTAAGACTGATAAGAGATTATTATTGCCCAAGAGGGAGATGTGTAAAAAAACCTCCTCCAATTTGAAATATCAGACCTCCTGTTCGAGACCAGAATTGTAAAGGACATTAGACAATACACCCGTGTAAGGTGACCAGGGGAATTTGTCCTCAACCTGCTCCAAGATTTAATTCTCAAGTGAAAGCCTGAAAATGTGTCAAACTCAGGGGCTCACTTTTCCTAAATCATATGGGAAATGGTGAAGTGGAACCATCCCATATGCCACCCGGCCCTATTAGAAGGGTATCTGGTATAAAGATGTTGCACTTATTCCAATAAAGCACACAAAGGGAATTTATTAACTCTCCTTAACACATCAACATTACATATCTTTGATTTCTTGGAACGGCCTTAGTTAGAGGGTGCTCTGTGTCAAAAGCAGCTGCAAAATGAGCTTCTTTATTGTAGGTTTTATTGCAAAATTCCTTATTTGATATACCAGCATTGTCAAAGGACTAGTTCCATGGGACATGTGAATAGCCTGTGTACAGTATAAATTAGGATAAAGTGAGTAGCCCTGCAGCCAGCCACCTTCAGCTGTGGTCTCAAAGCTAAGTAGGACTAGTGCACTGAGTACTTGGACAAGAgatcaacaacaaaaacccagcaGCTGGAGGAAGTTATGTTAATGATTTAGTAGGCAGCATTCTTCCCCTCTGAGTCAATAATGAACCAGAGCCCGTCACAGTGTTAAGGAGTTACTGGGGATATTGTTGCCTTTCAGGTGAAACATAAAAACCGGTCACGTCATTTAGTGTCCTACAGTGCTTTCCTCCCAGAGGATGGGATGTTGATCCTAAGCGGATGTCAGAATTCCCATTGAGTACTTGCAGTCTGTCTACTTAAAGCTTCCATGGCATtgtcaactggaaaaaaaacaacaacctacctttccataactgttcttcgagatgtgttgctcatgtccattccattctaggtgtatgcgcgcccacgtgcacagttgttggagatttttgccttagcagtatccgtagggttgGCTTTGGCACCCCCTTGAGTGCTGCGCTCGTGCGCTGGTATATTAGGCGCCAACAACTCTATGTCCtcttagttccttcttgccagcaactctgACAGCGGGGTAGGTGGtggggtaatggaatggacatgagcaatgcATCTCGAAGGACAACAGCTAagaaaaaggtaggtaaccgttttttcttctttgagtgcttggtCATGTTGATTCTATTCTAGGTGACCCACAAACAGTATACTtggaggtgggcttggagttctCAGTCTAGTGGCTTGCAGCACTACTCTACTGAAGCCAGTTTTGTCCCGGGCCTGCTGGGTAAGTGCGTAATGGGACATAAACGGGTGGATGGACGACCAGATGGCctccctacagatgtcctggataggcacCTGGACCAGGAAAGCTGCTGAAGAGGCTTGCACCCTGGTTGAATGAGCGGTGACAATCGCCGGAAGGGACACCTTTGCCTGATGGTAGCAGCAGcgaatgcaggcagtgatccaagaagaaattctttgagtGGACACCAGATGACCGTTCATCCTGTCGGCCACCGCAACGAACAATTGTGTTGACTTGTGGAATGGCTTGGATCTTTCAATGTAGAACATTAGTACCCTCCGGATGTCTAGGGAATGCAATCTATGCTCTGCCTCCGACTTATGCGGCTTTGGAAAAAAAGACAGGTTAAGTAAATGTCCTGGCCCGTATGAAACTGAGAGaccaccttgggcaggaaagctGGGTGCAGCCGCAGCTGGACGTTGTCTTTGTAAGAGACCGTATAGGGCGGTTCTGAGGTGAGCACCCTAATCTCAGAGACCCGGCAGATGCATGTTATTGCAACcaggaaaggagaaggagaaagcAGGAAGTCAGAGTTTCAAAGAGGGGTGTGTCCCGTGAGCTGtgacagcacaagattcaggtcccacgGAGGAATGTGGTCCCTGACATGCGGGTAATGGCATTCAAGGCCCTTTGAGGAACCTGGCAGTCATATCCTGAGCGAAAACCGATCTACCCTCAAGCAGCAGATGGAAGGCTGAGATGGCGGCCAAGTGAACCTTGATAGATGAAAGGGATAGGCCTTGGAGCTTGAGatgcagaaggtagtccaggattAATTGCAGTACGGCTTGCTCGGGCTGAATGCCTTTATCTGAAGTCCAACAAGCGAACCGCTTCCATTTAGCCAGGTAGGTCaccctggtggagggctttctgctgcccAACAGGTCCTGCTGGGCACCGGCTGAGCACTCCTGCTCCTCCGCATTTaaccatgcagcagccaagccGTCAGGTGCAGTGCTGCCAGGTTTGGATGCAGAGGACTGcctggttctgggacagcaggtcTGGCCTGAACGGTAGCTGTAACAGAGCAGCAACTGAGAGGTCCAGCAGCATGCCGAACCAGCGTTGGCACGGCCTAGCTGGCGCTATGAGGATCACCCTGCCCTGTCCTGTTTGATCTTCATGAGGACTCTGAATTAAACAGCACTGGGGGGAAGGCGTACAACAGAGCTCACAACCACGGGAGCAGAAAAGCATCTGGCAGGGAGCTTCTGTCAATCCCCTGAaagtggcatttcctgttcttccTGGacgcaaacaggtccacctggagAGTCCCCCACCTCTGGGGGATGATGCTGACCACTTCCGGATGAAGGGACCATTCGTGGCGAGATGAGAAGATCatgctgaggcgatctgccaaGGCGTTCCTGGCCCCGGGGAGATGTGCGGCTATGAGAAGGATGTTGTGCTGTATACAAAAATCCCAGAGCCTGAGGACTTCTTGGCAAAGGGCAGATGATTTGGCTCtgccttgcttgttgatataaaacatagCTGCTGTACTTTCTGTCAGGACCTGGACCTGGACCTGGACCACCCTGCTTTTTATGTGAGGTAGGAAGGCTTGGCAGGCCAGGCAAaccgctctgagctccctgacgttGATGTGTAGTGAGTGATCGTGACTCAACCAACGACCTTGCATGCTGAGAttgcccaggtgggctccccatcccaagtCCGAGGCATCGGAGATGTGGGTCACCAACGGGAAAGGAGCTGTCCCGTGCCTTGTAGGTGGAGATCTTGGCATCAGGGACCAGGGTCTTCTGACCAAGGACCGAGGCTGCAGTGCCAGGGTCCTAGGCTGCAGTAATGGGAATCGATGCCTGAGATCCGGGGATGCTCTGCTGCTTTAGGAGGTAGTCCCATAACTGGCTTGCCCATAGATGCTGTGGCCTTAGCCAGGTCCATCGCTTGGCTTGGCGTACACAGTGCTGGCTGGCCTACTTGCTCTTTGGCAGACAGGCCCGCTTTGGGCACAGATGGCCTTATGAGGGGCTGGGATCCCCTGCTGGTCCTGGGAGTCAGAGGTGGGTCCCTGGCTGGGCTACAGGGTCCGACCGCAGCGGTGTCCCCAAGAAGCTCCGGGGCGGGCATGTGGCCTAACAGGTCTTTGCTCAAAGCCCCCTTTTTCTGCAGTGCCGGTACGCCTGTCGACTTTGACCGCTTCTTAGGCGCCAGTGAGGGGGAATGGTGCCAGGCGGATTCCGGTGCCGGTGGTGCACTGCGTGCAGATGCCAAAGTGCTGGATGTGGAGTCTGATCGAGAGGGCTCCGAGGCAGGACAAAGcacagcctccatgaggaggtcCCTTAAGCGAATATCCTGCTCCTTTTGAATTTGAGGACAAAAGtttttgcagatcctgcacttgtcctttctGTGGGAATCCCCCAAACAGCTATCGTGGG
This genomic interval carries:
- the NAT8L gene encoding N-acetylaspartate synthetase isoform X2, encoding MHCSSPKMVCETKIVAEDHESISGSKKDAIIVSSSQMWPSLSGSPSSSPASLSGVEGDFKKDNVYIREFHPSEQEVVRRIFYEGIMERIPNTAFRGLKHQPLIQLIYGIFASSCFWVAVLDGNVVGIVAARGNEEDNTMELRRMSVDSNFRGKGIAKALGRKVLEFAMLNNYSSIILGTTAVKVAAHKLYESLGFKHVGIIEHYTLPGMTHSILERMFFQLRYHRYRLQLREE